The Niastella koreensis GR20-10 genome includes a window with the following:
- a CDS encoding YicC/YloC family endoribonuclease translates to MLKSMTGFGRSEQTVGDKTFLVDIKSLNGKQFELSLKIPAFLKPFEFDIRTLLSKNLGRGTIDCTVSLKESGAAKPVSINTDLAKAYYKPIAELSHALNLDPSHILSTLIKLPEVITPTGDTLTDNEWAQFQKVIEAAMANLTTHRMEEGKIMEADLLLRISNIQKQQDIIATLEPLRKTKIREGLTKVLEDNVGKENYDPNRLEQELIYYIEKIDLSEEQVRLKTHCEYFKTILSEPEESKGKKLSFVLQEIGREINTTGAKAYDSTIQKCVVLMKDELEKAKEQVLNVL, encoded by the coding sequence ATGCTGAAATCAATGACCGGCTTTGGAAGAAGTGAACAAACCGTGGGAGATAAAACCTTCCTGGTTGATATTAAATCACTGAATGGAAAACAATTTGAACTCTCCTTAAAGATCCCGGCTTTCCTGAAGCCTTTTGAGTTTGATATCCGAACGTTGTTATCAAAAAATCTCGGAAGAGGCACCATCGACTGTACCGTCAGCCTGAAGGAAAGCGGCGCCGCCAAACCCGTAAGCATAAATACCGACCTGGCTAAAGCCTATTATAAACCCATTGCCGAGTTATCGCACGCATTGAACCTCGATCCCTCTCATATCTTAAGCACCCTCATTAAATTACCCGAAGTGATCACGCCTACCGGTGATACCCTAACCGATAATGAGTGGGCACAATTTCAAAAGGTAATTGAAGCCGCCATGGCCAATCTTACCACCCACCGCATGGAAGAAGGTAAAATAATGGAAGCCGACCTGCTGTTGCGCATAAGCAATATTCAAAAACAACAGGACATCATTGCTACCCTGGAACCTTTACGTAAAACAAAGATCAGGGAAGGATTGACCAAGGTGCTGGAAGACAATGTGGGGAAAGAAAACTACGATCCCAACCGCCTGGAGCAGGAACTGATCTACTACATTGAAAAAATAGACCTTAGCGAAGAACAGGTACGCCTGAAAACCCATTGCGAATATTTTAAAACCATCCTGAGCGAGCCCGAAGAAAGTAAAGGTAAAAAGCTGTCGTTTGTGCTGCAGGAAATAGGCCGTGAAATAAATACCACCGGCGCCAAAGCCTATGACTCCACTATTCAGAAATGTGTGGTGCTCATGAAAGACGAGCTGGAAAAAGCGAAAGAACAAGTACTGAATGTGTTATAA
- a CDS encoding gliding motility lipoprotein GldH, translated as MNKSILNYISYFVLLTSCFLLPACDKVDVFEKNVTIPQQSWSSNYKPEITFTIQPEDTISRYNIFIVIRHTDAYRYKNIWLNIHTESPGGAVNNQPLNLQLATDNKGWLGSGMDDIYEHRIQITPPQNPEHLSAGTYRFKLENIMREDPLKNVMNVGIRLQKAQQDL; from the coding sequence TTGAACAAAAGTATCCTAAATTATATCTCGTACTTCGTACTTCTTACTTCCTGCTTCCTGCTTCCCGCTTGTGATAAGGTAGATGTGTTTGAAAAAAACGTCACCATCCCCCAGCAATCCTGGAGCAGCAACTACAAGCCCGAAATAACCTTCACTATACAACCCGAGGATACCATAAGCCGGTATAATATTTTTATCGTTATCAGGCATACAGATGCTTATCGCTATAAAAACATCTGGCTCAACATCCATACCGAATCTCCCGGCGGTGCGGTGAACAACCAGCCCCTGAACCTGCAACTGGCTACCGATAACAAAGGCTGGCTGGGCAGTGGAATGGATGATATTTACGAACACCGTATCCAGATCACCCCGCCACAGAATCCCGAACACCTGAGCGCAGGTACTTATCGTTTCAAACTGGAAAACATTATGCGGGAAGACCCTCTGAAGAACGTAATGAACGTTGGCATCCGGCTTCAAAAAGCTCAACAGGATTTATAA